One genomic region from Eptesicus fuscus isolate TK198812 chromosome 4, DD_ASM_mEF_20220401, whole genome shotgun sequence encodes:
- the CEP72 gene encoding centrosomal protein of 72 kDa, with protein sequence MAPAGPRLVLSEEKIWEKSGLSPHHDLAELQSLSIPGTYQEKITHLGNSLMSLTGLKSLDLSRNSLVSLEGIQYLVALESLNLYYNCISSLAEVFRLHCLTELMDVDFRLNPVVKNESDYRLFVVHMLPKLRQLDDRPVRESERKASQLHFASEESLDSTQSFPAVCRVGRLHHSRVKCTDPSAKKCLVMDADDEAVLNLIAECEWDLSNPPRSTSSSQKEQEDDFHSSQESRHLLSPHLVQHQCGDSIKKGHEKRKSSSRGCCPEKRLQNQYCGELPPQQGDQPETCCSFGHHVHFLPHPDCIDMENSTSSSQTSSLSTQKVLNPLPGLEKYRKRRMPGGRFQAPADQECLSCLEEGLSRQNGSESRSERTCSHLESRSERTCSHLESSESEEQRPHSTSGAREVSPKLLSAVPPGKATLEVALLETLLDLVDRYWSGCKSLHSNEVFLAQARHILSSVQDFTSTQDSSTTASEEINYLTLENKSLQNHLVEQQQQYSEKMSEVVSELNNTRKEMDDLRQHLDRSLEENSSLKSLLCSMKREVKNADASAALNLQITGLQTNVKRLSGEIVELKQHLEHYDKVQELTQMLQESHSSLVSTNEHLLQELGQVRAQHRSEVEQLHWSYKELKKTMALFPVSSPRLSGCS encoded by the exons ATGGCGCCGGCGGGCCCGCGGTTGGTGCTGAGTGAGGAGAAGATCTGGGAGAAGAGCGGCCTGTCGCCTCACCACGACCtgg ctGAACTTCAGTCATTATCTATTCCTGGAACTTATCAAGAAAAGATTACTCACTTAGGAAATTCTTTGATGAGTTTAACAGGTCTAAAATCTTTAGATCTCTCACGCAACTCCTTGGTTAGTCTGGAG GGCATTCAGTACCTGGTTGCATTGGAAAGCCTCAATCTCTACTACAACTGCATTTCCTCGCTAGCAGAAGTATTCCGGCTCCACTGCTTGACTGAGCTCATGGACGTGGACTTCCGACTGAACCCTGTGGTGAAGAATGAGTCTGATTACCGCCTCTTTGTGGTGCACATGCTCCCGAAGCTCAGGCAGCTGG ATGACCGTCCTGTGAGAGAGAGCGAGCGGAAAGCATCCCAGTTGCATTTTGCTTCAGAGGAATCACTCGACTCCACACAAAGCTTCCCAGCTGTTTGCAGAGTTGGAAG ACTGCACCACTCCAGAGTTAAGTGCACTGACCCCTCAGCCAAGAAGTGCTTAGTCATGGATGCGGATGACGAGGCAGTCCTGAACCTCATTGCCGAGTGTGAGTGGGACTTGAGCAACCCTCCTAGGAGTACAAGTTCCAGCCAGAAGGAGCAAGAGGATGACTTCCATAGTTCCCAAG aatccaGACATCTGTTGAGTCCTCACTTAGTCCAGCACCAGTGTGGGGACTCCATAAAGAAGGGCCATGAGAAGAGAAAAAGCAGCTCCCGAGGATGTTGTCCAGAAAAGAGGCTCCAGAACCAGTACTGTGGAGAGCTCCCGCCCCAGCAGGGAGACCAGCCCGAGACCTGCTGCTCCTTCGGACATCATGTGCACTTTCTCCCACACCCAG ACTGCATAGACATGGAGAACTCAACCTCCTCTTCTCAGACGTCAAGTTTGTCAACACAAAAGGTGTTAAATCCTTTGCCTGGTCTTGAAAAGTACAGGAAGCGAAGAATGCCTGGAGGGAGATTCCAGGCCCCTGCAGACCAGGAGTGTCTCAGCTGCCTGGAGGAGGGTCTGAGCAGGCAGAATGGCTCCGAGAGCAGGAGCGAGAGGACCTGTTCTCACCTGGAGAGCAGGAGCGAGAGGACCTGTTCTCACCTGGAGTCGTCTGAGTCTGAAGAGCAGAGGCCCCACAGCACGAGTGGCGCCAGGGAG GTGTCTCCCAAACTGCTCTCAGCTGTGCCACCTGGGAAGGCCACCCTGGAGGTGGCACTCCTAGAAACACTCCTCGACCTGGTGGACAGGTACTGGAGTGGCTGCAAGTCCCTGCATAGCAACGAGGTGTTCCTGG CTCAGGCAAGACATATTTTGTCATCTGTTCAAGATTTTACATCAACTCAGGACAGTTCGACAACTGCGAGTGAAGAAATTAACTACCTGACTCTTGAAAATAAATCTTTGCAAAATCACCTTGTTGAACAACAGCAGCAATATAGTGAGAAGATGAGTGAGGTTGTGTCGGAGCTCAACAACACTCGGAAAGAGATG GATGACTTGAGGCAACATTTAGACAGATCTTTGGAGGAGAATAGTAGCTTAAAGTCTCTCTTGTGCAGCatgaaaagagaagtaaaaaatgCAGATGCTTCAGCTGCGTTAAATTTGCAGATCACTG GGCTTCAAACAAATGTGAAGAGGCTCTCGGGTGAAATTGTGGAATTGAAGCAGCACCTTGAACATTACGACAAGGTCCAGGAGCTCACGCAGATGCTGCAGGAGAGCCACAG TTCCCTGGTCAGCACCAATGAGCACCTCCTGCAGGAGCTGGGCCAGGTGCGGGCTCAGCACAGGTCCGAGGTGGAGCAGCTGCACTGGAGCTACAAGGAGCTCAAGAAGACCATGGCCCTGTTCCCAGTCAGCAGCCCCCGCCTCAGTGGCTGCTCCTAA